From a region of the Thermodesulfobium sp. 4217-1 genome:
- the galU gene encoding UTP--glucose-1-phosphate uridylyltransferase GalU, whose translation MIRKAVFPVAGMGTRFLPATKASPKEMLPLVDRPLIQYVVEEVLESGVKYMIFVTGRNKRPIEDYFDASWELESILKDQDKSSLLADVDKIRDDAEFIYVRQPKPLGLGHAVLMSSAVIDNEPFAVVLGDDIISSEIPAMKQLISVYERYHSPVLALERVPEEEVSSYGIAVAKPIPDDDGVFKITDLVEKPEIHESPSNYAVIGRYILVPEIFDILKETKPGRGGEIQLTDALRTLCERRLVLGVEVKGKRYDCGSKIGYLKATVDFALQHPEFKDDMKKHLKEICVDL comes from the coding sequence ATGATTAGAAAAGCTGTTTTTCCTGTTGCCGGGATGGGAACAAGATTTTTACCTGCTACAAAAGCGTCTCCAAAGGAAATGCTTCCACTTGTAGACAGACCCTTGATTCAATATGTAGTAGAAGAGGTTTTGGAATCTGGGGTTAAATATATGATTTTCGTTACTGGTAGAAACAAAAGGCCTATCGAGGATTACTTTGATGCCTCGTGGGAGCTCGAGTCTATATTGAAAGACCAGGACAAATCAAGCCTTCTTGCCGATGTAGACAAGATTCGTGATGATGCCGAATTTATTTATGTTCGACAGCCAAAGCCATTGGGTTTGGGGCATGCAGTTCTTATGTCATCTGCCGTAATCGACAACGAGCCCTTTGCTGTGGTCCTTGGCGATGACATTATAAGTTCTGAAATTCCTGCTATGAAGCAACTTATTAGCGTTTATGAAAGATATCATAGTCCAGTCTTAGCCCTTGAAAGGGTGCCAGAAGAAGAAGTCAGCAGCTATGGGATAGCTGTTGCAAAGCCAATTCCCGATGATGACGGAGTATTTAAAATTACTGATTTAGTTGAAAAACCTGAGATTCATGAGTCTCCATCAAACTATGCGGTAATTGGAAGATATATTCTTGTTCCTGAAATTTTTGATATTTTAAAAGAGACTAAACCTGGTAGGGGCGGCGAAATTCAGCTAACCGATGCTCTTCGAACTTTGTGCGAGAGAAGGTTGGTGTTAGGGGTTGAGGTTAAAGGTAAGAGGTATGACTGCGGCTCAAAGATTGGATATCTAAAAGCCACAGTCGATTTTGCACTTCAACACCCTGAGTTTAAGGATGATATGAAAAAACATCTAAAAGAAATTTGTGTAGATTTATAG
- a CDS encoding ferritin-like domain-containing protein produces the protein MPEKKAAKEQLFEMLNQAIAREIQVSIQYMWQHIQAKGFKGKIVGEDMKKISITEMKHAEDIAEHLFALGGTPTTKPNAIEVGSSLKDMLEFDIKAEEEAIKLYKEIINFAKKQDDLATKRLFEKILLEEMEHLQSFENYLLD, from the coding sequence ATGCCAGAGAAAAAGGCTGCAAAAGAACAGCTTTTTGAAATGTTAAACCAGGCTATTGCTCGTGAGATCCAGGTTAGTATTCAGTATATGTGGCAGCATATACAGGCTAAGGGATTTAAAGGCAAGATTGTTGGTGAAGATATGAAAAAAATATCTATCACTGAGATGAAACACGCTGAAGACATTGCTGAACATCTTTTCGCACTTGGCGGAACTCCTACTACTAAACCAAATGCTATCGAAGTGGGCTCTTCTCTGAAAGATATGCTTGAGTTTGATATCAAGGCCGAAGAAGAAGCCATAAAGCTTTATAAAGAGATAATTAATTTTGCTAAGAAGCAAGACGATCTGGCTACCAAAAGGCTCTTTGAGAAAATCTTGTTGGAAGAAATGGAACATCTTCAGTCATTTGAGAACTATCTTTTGGATTAA
- a CDS encoding 3-isopropylmalate dehydratase small subunit, which produces MILEGAARLFGNNIDTDLIIAARYLAETDQTELGKNLFRDLRPNFLNEMKKGDIIVAGNNFGCGSSREHAPLAIKGAGISAVVANSFARIFFRNAINVGLPIFVTSENLDSIEEGNVISVNALEGTLINKTKNKTYKFDPYPEFLLNLVEIGGLFNFTKNRLEAGAKNA; this is translated from the coding sequence ATGATTTTAGAAGGCGCGGCAAGACTTTTTGGAAACAATATCGATACAGATTTGATAATAGCAGCAAGATATTTAGCAGAAACCGATCAGACAGAGCTTGGTAAGAATTTATTTAGAGATCTTAGGCCAAATTTTCTAAATGAAATGAAAAAAGGCGACATAATAGTAGCAGGGAATAATTTTGGCTGTGGATCTTCAAGAGAGCACGCGCCATTGGCCATCAAAGGTGCTGGAATTAGCGCAGTCGTTGCCAATTCTTTTGCAAGAATATTTTTCAGAAATGCCATAAATGTGGGCCTGCCAATTTTTGTCACAAGTGAGAATTTAGACTCCATAGAAGAAGGAAACGTAATCTCAGTAAACGCATTAGAGGGCACGTTGATAAATAAGACGAAAAACAAGACATATAAATTCGACCCCTATCCAGAGTTCTTATTAAACCTTGTTGAAATTGGCGGACTCTTCAATTTCACGAAAAATCGTTTAGAGGCAGGTGCAAAAAATGCATAA
- a CDS encoding radical SAM protein, with product MQFLFGPVPSRRLGLSLGINIIPHKVCNFNCVYCEVGKTTSLINDRRSFYNPEDIEKDFKENYEKMGKFDFITFSGSGEPTLNKDIGRFIRYVKSFNLAKIAVLTNGSLLNLADVQEDLMDADVIIPSLDAANQEAFKKINRAHGSLKIDDIINGIKEFRDKFNGEVWLEVLFVKDFNDSQKDIEDLKRAVKFINPHKFQIGTIDRPPAEEEIKRLTNYELMHIYSELKDLNAELIKPFADKNMDFHEFLELSIAKMVSIRPCSKEELMDVFGANDEDISRILNKLFKEGKISQKVYEGKNFIVTK from the coding sequence ATGCAATTTTTATTTGGTCCTGTGCCCTCAAGAAGGCTTGGCTTGAGCCTTGGGATAAATATAATTCCACACAAGGTATGTAATTTCAACTGTGTTTACTGTGAAGTCGGTAAGACAACAAGCCTTATAAACGATAGGAGATCTTTTTACAATCCAGAGGATATTGAAAAAGATTTTAAAGAAAATTATGAAAAAATGGGAAAATTTGATTTTATTACATTTTCTGGCAGTGGAGAGCCCACTCTAAACAAAGATATTGGCAGGTTTATTAGGTATGTGAAGAGCTTTAATCTGGCCAAGATTGCTGTGCTCACGAATGGCAGCCTTTTAAATTTAGCTGATGTGCAAGAAGATTTGATGGATGCTGATGTAATAATACCAAGTTTGGATGCAGCAAATCAGGAAGCCTTTAAAAAAATCAATAGGGCGCACGGCAGTTTGAAGATTGATGACATTATAAATGGGATAAAAGAATTTAGGGACAAGTTTAATGGCGAGGTATGGCTGGAGGTTTTGTTTGTAAAAGATTTTAACGATAGTCAGAAAGATATTGAAGATCTGAAGAGGGCGGTAAAGTTTATAAATCCTCACAAGTTTCAAATTGGGACGATTGATAGACCACCTGCGGAAGAAGAGATAAAAAGACTGACAAACTATGAGCTTATGCATATCTATTCTGAGCTCAAAGATCTAAATGCGGAATTGATTAAACCCTTTGCAGACAAAAATATGGATTTTCATGAGTTTCTCGAGCTCTCTATTGCAAAGATGGTGAGCATTAGACCATGTTCGAAAGAGGAGCTTATGGACGTGTTCGGCGCAAATGATGAAGATATATCAAGAATATTAAATAAGCTGTTTAAGGAGGGCAAAATTAGCCAAAAGGTTTATGAGGGAAAGAATTTTATTGTCACAAAATAG
- a CDS encoding class II fructose-bisphosphate aldolase, with translation MFRAKEEIIKCLEDNGLMSCGKLFLNEDKLRTDVIDDLIKTAIFSEDPELKNYCFLLIREYANMTGAISSSIHDLYMAKGRGEALEFTVPAINIRCLTYDFARRIFKVALERKVSPLIFEIARSEIDYTFQRPLEYISCILSAAVKEGYKGPIFVQGDHFQFSSKNYFSDQDSELEKIKKITQEAIEAGFYNIDIDPSTLVDYSKATLVEQQYHNYINTAKMTDFIRSIQPNGINVSVGAEIGHIGGKNSTVDEFEAFMDAYLSNLNTKPGISKISVQTGTAHGGIPLPDGSVASVKLDFSVLDSIGKRAREKYGIGGAVQHGASTLPDELFNNFPKHKTAEIHLATGFQNIMFDYAPEEFREYNFKFIEENFKSDWKENMTKEQFIYKTRKKVFGPLKDKWWNLPEVDKNKILDALEKKIDFLFSQLKVYDTKSYTDKYIKLVKVEYKNNTDLTNKNVDFRSLKLEEGAD, from the coding sequence TTGTTTAGAGCGAAGGAAGAAATTATAAAGTGTCTTGAGGACAATGGCCTAATGAGTTGTGGCAAGCTTTTTTTAAACGAAGACAAATTAAGAACTGATGTAATAGATGACCTTATTAAGACAGCGATATTTTCTGAAGATCCAGAGCTAAAAAATTATTGTTTTCTTCTGATTAGAGAGTACGCAAATATGACAGGTGCTATTTCTTCATCTATTCACGATCTGTATATGGCAAAGGGAAGAGGAGAAGCTCTTGAGTTTACCGTTCCTGCGATAAACATTAGGTGTTTGACTTACGACTTTGCAAGAAGAATATTTAAGGTCGCTCTTGAGAGAAAGGTATCGCCCTTGATATTTGAAATTGCAAGGTCTGAGATAGACTACACTTTTCAGAGACCTTTGGAATATATTTCCTGTATTTTATCGGCTGCCGTTAAAGAAGGATACAAGGGTCCGATTTTCGTTCAGGGAGATCACTTTCAGTTTAGTTCCAAAAATTATTTTTCAGATCAGGATTCTGAATTAGAAAAGATAAAGAAAATCACACAGGAGGCTATTGAAGCAGGTTTTTACAATATAGATATCGATCCGTCAACCTTGGTGGACTATTCAAAAGCTACTTTGGTAGAACAGCAATATCATAATTATATAAATACTGCAAAGATGACTGATTTTATTAGGTCTATTCAGCCGAATGGAATAAATGTTTCTGTAGGAGCTGAGATCGGTCATATTGGCGGTAAAAATTCTACAGTAGATGAATTTGAAGCTTTTATGGACGCATACCTTTCTAACCTGAATACCAAGCCTGGAATTTCTAAAATAAGCGTTCAAACAGGCACTGCCCATGGGGGAATTCCTTTGCCTGATGGTTCTGTAGCAAGCGTGAAATTAGATTTTAGCGTTTTGGATTCCATTGGAAAGCGCGCAAGAGAAAAATATGGCATAGGCGGAGCAGTACAACATGGTGCTTCAACGCTGCCCGATGAGCTATTTAATAATTTTCCCAAGCACAAAACTGCTGAGATACACTTAGCTACAGGGTTTCAAAATATAATGTTTGATTATGCTCCTGAAGAATTTAGAGAATACAACTTTAAGTTTATAGAAGAGAATTTCAAGTCAGATTGGAAAGAAAATATGACAAAAGAACAGTTTATCTATAAAACAAGGAAAAAAGTATTTGGTCCGCTAAAAGATAAGTGGTGGAATTTGCCCGAAGTAGATAAAAATAAGATATTGGATGCATTAGAGAAAAAGATTGATTTTCTTTTCTCTCAATTAAAAGTTTATGATACCAAATCATATACGGATAAATATATCAAATTAGTTAAAGTGGAGTACAAAAATAATACCGACTTAACCAATAAAAATGTAGATTTTCGTTCTTTGAAACTTGAAGAGGGAGCTGACTGA
- the fbp gene encoding class 1 fructose-bisphosphatase: MSKIGIDLNRFILEEERQFPQATGSLSLALMSIENATKIISSRIRKAGLSDILGKLGKINVQGEEVQKLDQLSNNWLIEHLSDSGEFYALASEEVDDAIFPEKGKDGKYVIALDPLDGSSNIDVNVNVGTIFSIYKKYCEGVENFFQECYKQVAAGYVVYGSSTMMMYTTKNGTHGFTLDPSVGSYLLSHPNLKMPTRGKIYSINEGYSQRWDDSLKKYIENIKSNNYSARYIGSMVADVHRTLLKGGIFAYPGDKRNPCGKLRLLYEAAPMSLLIEQAGGRATDGNDEILNTKATSLHQRTPVFMGSKEDIDDLMGYIKK, from the coding sequence TTGTCTAAGATTGGCATCGATCTAAATCGTTTTATTCTGGAAGAAGAAAGGCAATTTCCTCAGGCCACTGGTTCTCTGAGCTTAGCATTGATGTCTATTGAAAATGCTACAAAGATAATATCTTCAAGGATTAGAAAGGCTGGGCTCTCGGATATATTGGGCAAATTGGGAAAAATAAACGTTCAGGGTGAAGAGGTCCAAAAGTTAGATCAACTGTCAAATAACTGGCTAATTGAGCACCTATCTGATTCTGGCGAATTCTATGCTCTGGCGTCAGAAGAGGTAGACGATGCAATATTTCCAGAAAAGGGGAAAGATGGAAAATACGTAATTGCTCTGGACCCTTTGGATGGCTCATCAAATATTGATGTAAATGTGAATGTTGGGACAATATTTTCTATATATAAAAAATATTGTGAAGGGGTAGAGAATTTTTTTCAGGAGTGTTATAAGCAGGTTGCTGCAGGATATGTGGTCTATGGTTCTTCTACAATGATGATGTACACTACAAAGAACGGCACCCATGGGTTTACGCTCGACCCATCGGTGGGCTCATATCTTCTCTCTCATCCGAATCTGAAGATGCCTACAAGAGGCAAAATTTACTCTATTAACGAGGGATATTCCCAGCGTTGGGATGATTCTCTGAAAAAGTATATTGAAAATATAAAGTCCAATAATTATTCTGCAAGGTATATTGGTTCCATGGTAGCAGACGTTCACAGAACCCTACTTAAAGGCGGCATTTTCGCTTATCCAGGGGACAAGCGAAATCCCTGCGGCAAATTAAGGCTGCTTTATGAGGCTGCACCGATGAGCTTGCTCATAGAACAGGCTGGTGGCAGGGCAACTGATGGCAATGATGAGATATTGAATACAAAAGCCACCAGTCTTCACCAGAGAACGCCTGTTTTTATGGGCAGTAAGGAAGATATAGACGATCTTATGGGCTATATCAAAAAATAA
- the fsa gene encoding fructose-6-phosphate aldolase: MELYLDTAKIEEIEEGVELGVVSGVTTNPSLLAKANPSAPIDHLKKICSIVNGPVSAEVVSTNFKDMISEGLKIAKIAENIVVKIPITEDGLKATKVLSRENIAVNMTLIFSESQAILASLVGAAYISPFIGRLDDISYDGMNLVKSISEILNITNSKSKIIAASVRHPLHVVQAAKAGAHIATVPFKTIKQLVQNPLTDIGLEKFLKDSKGISIVN, translated from the coding sequence TTGGAATTATATTTAGATACAGCAAAAATAGAAGAAATAGAAGAAGGAGTAGAGCTTGGTGTTGTTTCAGGCGTAACCACCAACCCATCATTGCTTGCAAAAGCCAATCCGTCAGCCCCTATTGATCACCTAAAGAAGATTTGCAGCATTGTAAACGGTCCAGTAAGCGCAGAAGTGGTATCTACCAATTTCAAGGATATGATATCAGAAGGCTTAAAAATAGCCAAGATTGCAGAAAATATAGTTGTTAAGATACCTATAACCGAAGATGGGCTAAAAGCCACAAAAGTGTTATCAAGAGAAAATATCGCAGTTAACATGACGCTTATATTTTCAGAATCTCAGGCCATCTTAGCATCACTCGTTGGAGCAGCATATATAAGCCCTTTTATAGGCAGATTAGATGATATTTCTTATGACGGGATGAATCTGGTAAAATCAATATCTGAGATTTTAAACATAACGAATTCAAAGTCAAAAATAATTGCTGCAAGCGTTAGACATCCTCTTCACGTAGTACAGGCTGCCAAAGCAGGAGCTCACATTGCGACAGTGCCATTTAAAACAATTAAGCAACTTGTACAAAATCCATTGACCGACATTGGACTCGAAAAATTCCTAAAAGACTCAAAGGGGATATCTATAGTAAATTGA
- a CDS encoding sigma-70 family RNA polymerase sigma factor, translating to MDSDLILKIKSGDQVAFRDLYNKYSSYIYTLSYRLSGSAEEAKDLVQEFFIRFYNSVDKFDTNYPFIPWSKKVLTNLYIDKKRVKKEYTSFEDLTSEDDDRSFDPVDESMLPEDMVVRYENKEAVEKALLKIPEIYRVAIVLFYQEDLSIKEISNILSVDEGTVKMRISRGRKKLYKELSDYEL from the coding sequence ATGGATTCAGACTTAATTTTAAAGATAAAGTCGGGAGATCAAGTTGCTTTTAGAGATCTTTATAATAAGTATAGTAGTTATATTTATACACTCTCTTATAGGTTATCTGGATCTGCCGAAGAGGCAAAGGATCTCGTACAGGAGTTCTTTATTAGGTTTTACAATAGCGTGGATAAATTTGACACGAATTATCCTTTTATACCGTGGTCTAAGAAAGTGCTGACAAATTTATATATAGATAAAAAAAGAGTAAAGAAAGAATACACATCCTTTGAAGACCTGACCTCAGAGGACGATGATAGGAGTTTCGATCCAGTTGACGAATCTATGTTACCTGAAGATATGGTTGTAAGATATGAAAATAAGGAAGCTGTAGAGAAAGCACTATTAAAGATTCCTGAAATTTATAGGGTAGCTATAGTTCTTTTTTATCAAGAAGACCTGAGTATAAAGGAAATTTCAAATATTTTATCAGTTGATGAGGGAACAGTTAAAATGAGAATTTCAAGAGGTAGAAAAAAACTTTATAAGGAGTTGAGCGATTATGAGCTGTGA
- the leuC gene encoding 3-isopropylmalate dehydratase large subunit, giving the protein MGKTVAEKIFSKHSNKDVKSGDYTLAKVDIVLVNDITGPLSVMEFQKLGNTKVFDKEKIAIICDHFTPNKDIKSAQNVKMLRNFAKDQNIKHFYEPGHVGIEHVMVPELGLARPGYLIIGADSHTCTYGALNAFSTGVGSTDAGMAMATGDTWFRVPPSFKVEIVGKQKKWISGKDVVLHLIGKIGVEGANYFALEFCGEGLKNLSIDDRFTISNMAIECGGKAGIFNYDSVTEQYLNDLGIKAPDYVEADKDAKYENSITIDLGSLDYTVSLPFSPDNTTNINKLEKTYVDQVVIGSCTNGRISDLRIAAEIISNNKVKDGLRVIVLPGSPKVYLEALREGLIEKFILAGAAVSTPTCGPCLGGHMGILAEDEVCVSTTNRNFIGRMGHPKSKVVLASPAVAAASALTGYITSPEEVI; this is encoded by the coding sequence ATGGGCAAAACAGTTGCGGAAAAAATTTTTTCAAAGCACTCAAACAAAGACGTAAAATCAGGTGATTATACCCTTGCTAAAGTCGATATTGTTCTCGTAAACGATATTACAGGTCCTCTTAGCGTGATGGAGTTTCAAAAATTAGGCAATACAAAGGTTTTCGATAAGGAGAAGATAGCTATAATATGCGATCACTTCACTCCAAACAAAGATATTAAATCAGCTCAAAACGTTAAGATGCTTAGAAATTTTGCAAAGGATCAAAATATAAAGCACTTCTATGAGCCAGGGCACGTAGGCATAGAACACGTGATGGTTCCAGAATTGGGACTGGCCCGTCCTGGATATTTGATAATCGGAGCAGACTCACACACTTGTACTTACGGCGCACTAAACGCCTTTTCTACAGGAGTAGGCTCTACCGATGCTGGCATGGCAATGGCTACAGGAGACACATGGTTTAGAGTGCCGCCATCTTTTAAGGTAGAAATAGTAGGCAAACAAAAGAAATGGATTAGCGGGAAAGACGTAGTGCTTCACCTTATAGGAAAAATTGGCGTAGAAGGAGCAAACTATTTTGCTCTTGAATTTTGCGGTGAAGGGTTAAAGAATCTTTCTATAGACGACAGGTTTACCATCTCAAATATGGCAATTGAGTGTGGAGGTAAGGCTGGCATTTTTAATTACGACAGTGTAACAGAACAGTATTTGAATGATTTGGGCATAAAAGCACCCGATTACGTTGAAGCAGATAAAGATGCAAAATATGAAAATAGCATCACAATAGACTTAGGCAGCTTAGACTACACTGTTTCTCTTCCATTTTCTCCTGATAATACTACCAATATAAACAAGTTAGAAAAAACTTATGTGGATCAAGTAGTAATCGGTTCTTGTACAAATGGCAGAATTTCAGATCTAAGAATTGCAGCAGAAATAATTTCTAACAACAAAGTGAAGGATGGCCTCAGAGTAATCGTCTTGCCAGGAAGTCCAAAGGTCTATCTTGAAGCTCTAAGAGAAGGTTTGATAGAAAAGTTTATTTTAGCTGGCGCAGCAGTTTCTACGCCAACATGTGGTCCTTGTTTGGGCGGGCATATGGGCATCCTTGCAGAAGATGAAGTGTGCGTCTCCACCACCAATAGAAATTTCATAGGCAGAATGGGACACCCAAAGAGCAAGGTAGTTCTCGCTTCGCCTGCTGTTGCAGCGGCGTCTGCCCTAACTGGATACATAACTTCACCAGAGGAGGTAATATAA
- a CDS encoding polymer-forming cytoskeletal protein: protein MKKSIFLFFAFITLSFLSISLACAQAQNPMMPQGQQGFGNQPNEERYLKKDQIKKEINIEQGQVISGDFIVHDAILRLAGTINGDLIAYRSDVILKNSAVVNGKVIVHNGSLKKDSGAKTGDILEISSKRTPPPFLNVSPFFVKRYDGAVVLDFRTLLNSFEAKIFFAVLIFFMCFIYFLFFKKVIIGKYNYIYKFSLKAIFFAFFIFLSVPSIFWFSREAPFLSVIFLFIMSILSVPGISIFSYSIFRNLLHFIMKKEIPYYFYVVISCLFLSLTILIFSGSLFYLIWLSLGLSYSVLLYKNC, encoded by the coding sequence TTGAAAAAGAGTATATTTTTATTTTTTGCTTTTATAACATTATCTTTTTTATCAATTTCTCTTGCTTGTGCCCAAGCACAAAATCCAATGATGCCCCAAGGTCAGCAAGGTTTTGGAAATCAGCCTAATGAAGAGAGATATTTAAAAAAAGATCAGATAAAAAAAGAGATTAACATTGAACAGGGCCAGGTGATTAGTGGGGATTTTATCGTTCACGATGCAATTTTAAGGTTAGCTGGAACGATAAACGGCGATCTAATAGCCTATAGGTCTGATGTTATTTTAAAAAATTCTGCTGTAGTAAATGGAAAGGTTATAGTTCACAATGGATCGTTGAAAAAGGATAGTGGAGCTAAAACAGGTGATATTTTAGAGATTTCGTCGAAAAGAACCCCTCCACCATTTTTAAATGTTAGCCCGTTTTTTGTTAAGAGATACGATGGTGCGGTTGTCTTGGATTTTAGAACGCTGTTAAACAGCTTTGAGGCTAAGATATTTTTCGCAGTGTTAATCTTCTTTATGTGCTTTATATACTTTCTATTTTTTAAAAAGGTTATAATCGGCAAATATAACTATATATACAAATTTTCATTGAAAGCAATATTTTTTGCATTTTTTATCTTCTTGTCAGTTCCGAGTATCTTCTGGTTTTCAAGAGAAGCACCTTTTTTAAGTGTAATCTTTTTATTTATTATGTCAATATTAAGCGTTCCAGGCATTTCAATTTTTTCTTATTCAATTTTTAGAAATCTATTGCACTTTATTATGAAAAAGGAAATCCCTTATTACTTCTACGTGGTAATTTCATGTTTATTCCTGTCATTAACAATATTAATTTTTAGTGGCAGCTTGTTCTATCTGATATGGCTATCGCTTGGCCTTTCTTACAGCGTTTTACTGTATAAGAACTGCTGA
- the leuB gene encoding 3-isopropylmalate dehydrogenase produces the protein MHKVAFLPGDGIGQDLKEIVKLFRDKIEEKYSFSFTLNELPIGGNAIDSFGDPLPSDTLKECKNSDAVLLIAVGGPKWDNNPPNLRPEAGLLKLRKSLDVFCNIRPIKLSKHLIHLSCLKCETVDKGLDIVILRELTEGLYFGEPRGIYTQPDGSKVAINTMSYSSTTIEKFAKIGFNLASSRRKNLTSIDKANVLENSRLWREVVENLSKSYPEIRLNHLYVDNAALQMIYDPNQFDVIITENLFGDILSDEGAALVGSLGLLPSASIGDKKPFLYEPVHGSAPSIAGKNLANPIATIFSIALMFRLSFEREDIALDLENAVEKVLEMKLGTADLKMKNTVGTKEFANEVLKNL, from the coding sequence ATGCATAAAGTAGCATTCTTACCGGGAGATGGAATTGGTCAGGATTTAAAAGAAATTGTTAAACTATTTAGAGATAAGATTGAAGAAAAATACAGTTTTTCTTTTACGTTAAACGAGCTGCCAATAGGAGGAAACGCCATTGATTCTTTTGGGGATCCTTTGCCATCTGATACCCTGAAGGAGTGCAAGAACTCTGATGCAGTTTTATTAATCGCTGTTGGAGGCCCAAAGTGGGACAACAATCCTCCAAACCTTAGACCAGAAGCAGGACTATTGAAATTAAGAAAAAGTCTGGATGTTTTTTGCAATATCAGACCCATAAAGCTTTCAAAGCATCTAATACACCTGTCCTGTTTAAAATGTGAAACGGTAGACAAGGGCTTAGATATAGTTATATTGAGAGAGCTAACCGAGGGACTTTATTTTGGCGAACCAAGAGGAATTTATACTCAGCCAGATGGTTCAAAGGTTGCAATAAATACCATGTCCTACAGTTCTACTACAATCGAAAAGTTTGCTAAGATAGGCTTCAATCTCGCATCCTCAAGAAGAAAAAACCTAACTTCGATAGACAAAGCGAATGTTCTTGAGAATTCAAGACTCTGGCGCGAAGTAGTAGAAAATCTGTCAAAGTCTTACCCAGAAATAAGGCTAAACCACTTATACGTAGACAACGCTGCGCTTCAAATGATATACGATCCAAACCAATTTGACGTAATTATCACCGAAAATCTGTTTGGAGACATCCTTAGTGATGAGGGAGCTGCCCTGGTAGGCTCACTTGGACTTTTGCCATCTGCAAGCATAGGAGACAAAAAACCATTTCTCTATGAACCAGTTCACGGATCTGCGCCATCCATAGCAGGCAAAAACTTAGCTAACCCTATAGCTACTATATTCTCAATTGCCCTAATGTTTAGACTTAGCTTTGAGAGAGAGGATATCGCTCTTGACTTAGAAAATGCTGTCGAAAAGGTCTTAGAAATGAAACTTGGCACTGCAGATCTAAAAATGAAAAACACCGTCGGCACGAAAGAATTTGCAAACGAGGTTCTGAAAAATCTATAA
- the rfbC gene encoding dTDP-4-dehydrorhamnose 3,5-epimerase, protein MPFEKIETGIEDLLIIKSKKFFDNRGYFQETFKSSDFKEMGIELEFSQDNLSFSKKDVIRGMHYQKAPYGQAKLVKCVSGSIFDAVVDVRRESKTFGKYFTIILHDSDDYLFFVPDGFLHGFCVLSDFAIVLYKTSSEYSPENSSGVIYNDQFLAIPWPVETPIISPQDEKLKSFKEEFLK, encoded by the coding sequence ATGCCATTTGAAAAAATCGAAACAGGGATCGAAGACCTTCTGATAATAAAATCAAAAAAGTTCTTTGATAATAGAGGATATTTTCAGGAGACTTTCAAGAGTTCTGATTTTAAGGAAATGGGAATCGAGCTGGAGTTTTCTCAGGATAACCTGTCTTTTTCTAAAAAAGACGTTATAAGAGGAATGCACTATCAAAAAGCGCCATACGGTCAGGCAAAGCTTGTAAAATGCGTTTCTGGAAGTATATTTGATGCTGTTGTAGATGTTAGAAGAGAATCAAAAACCTTTGGCAAATATTTTACTATTATTTTGCACGACAGCGATGATTATCTATTTTTTGTACCTGATGGATTTTTACATGGATTTTGTGTGTTGAGCGATTTTGCGATAGTACTTTATAAAACTTCTTCAGAATATTCCCCCGAAAATTCCAGCGGCGTGATATATAACGATCAGTTCTTAGCCATACCCTGGCCAGTGGAAACGCCAATTATTTCGCCCCAGGATGAAAAATTAAAGTCTTTTAAAGAAGAATTTCTAAAATAA